From a region of the Candida albicans SC5314 chromosome 1, complete sequence genome:
- a CDS encoding uncharacterized protein (Protein with a NADP-dependent oxidoreductase domain; transcript induced by ketoconazole; rat catheter and Spider biofilm induced): protein MSIDKSKLVTRLGKSGLKVNTIAIGTMRLGSSWMGFNGDIDECLKILKFCYDNGFRTFDTADAYSNGKSEELLGLFIKKYDIPRERIVILTKCYFPVKDTTEEGMGEVDEVDFMNGKGLSRKHILAAAEASVKRLGTYIDVLQIHRLDRDVTYEEIMHSLNDVVEKGWARYIGASSMKTWEFIELQNVAKANGWHQFISMQSHYSLLYREDDRELNDYCKKHGIGLMPWSPNAGGVLCRPFDSDKNKKFFENKQWASIYGLDNVNDNDKAIVNRVEELSIKYNVSMMHVSLAWCIAKGVVPIAGVSKFEQAEDLVGIYKVNLTEEDIKYLDEPYHAKDLAPLLD, encoded by the coding sequence AtgtcaattgataaatctaAATTAGTCACTAGATTGGGAAAATCTGGTTTGAAAGTTAACACCATCGCCATTGGTACTATGAGATTAGGATCTAGCTGGATGGGATTCAATggtgatattgatgaatgtttaaaaattttgaaattctgTTATGACAATGGATTCCGTACTTTTGATACCGCAGATGCTTATTCCAATGGTAAATCTGAAGAATTGTTAGGattgtttattaaaaaGTATGATATCCCACGTGAAAGAATTGTTATTTTAACTAAATGCTATTTCCCAGTTAAAGATACTACTGAAGAAGGTATGGGTGAGGttgatgaagttgatttCATGAATGGCAAGGGATTAAGTAGAAAACATATTTTGGCTGCAGCTGAGGCATCTGTCAAGCGTTTGGGTACCTATATTGATGTCTTACAAATACATCGTTTAGATCGTGACGTTACATACGAAGAAATCATGCATTCATTGAATGACGTTGTTGAAAAAGGGTGGGCAAGATATATTGGTGCTTCCTCAATGAAGACTTGGGAATTCAttgaattacaaaatgTTGCTAAAGCCAATGGATGGCATCAGTTTATTTCAATGCAAAGTCATTATTCCTTGTTATATCGTGAAGATGACAGAGAGTTAAACGATTACTGCAAAAAACACGGAATCGGATTGATGCCATGGTCTCCAAATGCCGGGGGCGTGTTATGTCGTCCATTTGACTCTGacaagaataaaaaattttttgaaaacaagCAATGGGCAAGTATTTATGGTTTAGATAATGTCAACGACAATGACAAAGCTATTGTTAACAgagttgaagaattgagTATCAAATATAATGTTTCAATGATGCATGTCTCTTTAGCATGGTGTATTGCTAAAGGAGTTGTCCCAATTGCCGGTGTATCTAAATTTGAACAAGCTGAAGACTTAGTTGGCATTTACAAAGTTAATTTGACTGAAGAAGATATCAAATATCTTGACGAACCTTACCATGCTAAGGATTTGGCACCACTTCTTGATTAA
- the CSH1 gene encoding Csh1p (Aldo-keto reductase; role in fibronectin adhesion, cell surface hydrophobicity; regulated by temperature, growth phase, benomyl, macrophage interaction; azole resistance associated; Spider biofilm induced; rat catheter biofilm repressed), whose amino-acid sequence MVTRLGKSGLKVNTVAVGTMRLGSSWRGFNGDIDECLKILKFCYDNGFRTFDTADTYSNGKSEELLGLFIKKYNIPRERIVILTKCYFSVKDDAEDSSLEIDPIDYMNGKGLSRKHILAAAEASVKRLGTYIDVLQIHRLDHEVTYEEVMRSLNDVVEQGLARYIGASSMKTWEFVELQNVAKANGWHQFISMQSHYSLLYREDERELNDYCKKNSIGLIPWSPNGGGVLCRPFDSEKTKQFLDNKQWSSLFGLENVRDADKIIVDRVKELSVKYNASMMQVSLAWCISKGVIPIAGVSKFEQAEELVGIFKVNLTEDDIKYLEEPYHAKDLARVAA is encoded by the coding sequence ATGGTCACCAGATTAGGTAAATCTGGTTTGAAGGTCAACACTGTTGCTGTCGGTACTATGAGATTGGGATCCAGTTGGAGAGGTTTTAATGGTGACATCGACGAgtgtttgaaaattttgaaattttgttaTGACAACGGGTTCCGTACTTTCGATACTGCTGATACTTACTCAAATGGTAAATCTGAAGAGTTGTTGGGTTTATTCATCAAGAAATACAATATTCCACGTGAACGAATTGTCATTTTAACCAAATGCTACTTCTCAGTCAAAGACGACGCAGAAGACAGTTCACTTGAAATTGATCCAATTGACTATATGAACGGTAAAGGATTGAGTAGAAAGCATATCTTAGCCGCAGCTGAAGCTTCCGTTAAACGTTTGGGAACATATATTGATGTGTTGCAAATTCATCGTTTAGACCATGAAGTCACATATGAAGAAGTTATGCGTTCTTTAaatgatgttgttgaacaaGGATTGGCAAGATATATTGGTGCCTCATCTATGAAAACATGGGAATTTGTTGAGTTGCAAAATGTTGCTAAAGCAAATGGTTGGCACCAATTCATCTCCATGCAAAGTCACTATTCTTTATTGTACCGTGAGGACGAGAGAGAATTGAATGACTATTGTAAGAAGAATAGTATTGGATTAATCCCTTGGTCTCCAAacggtggtggtgttttGTGTCGTCCATTCGACTCTGAAAAAACTAAGCAGTTCTTAGACAACAAGCAATGGTCAAGTTTATTTGGATTAGAAAATGTCAGAGACGCAGATAAGATTATCGTCGATAGAGTTAAAGAGTTGAGTGTTAAATACAATGCATCTATGATGCAAGTTTCATTGGCATGGTGTATTTCTAAAGGTGTGATTCCAATTGCCGGTGTCTCCAAATTTGAGCAAGCTGAAGAATTGGTTGGTATTTTCAAAGTCAACTTAACTGAAGATGATATCAAATATCTTGAAGAGCCATATCACGCCAAAGACTTGGCAAGAGTTGCTGCTTAA
- a CDS encoding aspartate--tRNA ligase (Ortholog(s) have aspartate-tRNA ligase activity, role in mitochondrial aspartyl-tRNA aminoacylation and mitochondrion localization) — protein MLSFNVVSRDHTIVMLKILSRIQQHGVRYYSTLPDKASTLAKFDFPSATHTIKSIDSNIEKYLNKQQIKVTLNGHVHRKSRIRPTLGFAFLRDTNGDEIQLLATPKYTEPSIFELMKKLTVEDSVSVSGFIQPKESKSGKEQQWELVVENFQILNSSNLDAAQLDKLKHNNPQDIPPQFRYLQLRTPYYQKSLRLRSEAARLIRDIFIKNHEFVEIETPLLFKSTPEGAREFLVPTRSFNKFYALPQSPQQYKQILMSSGFTRYFQVAKCFRDEDLRSDRQPEFTQIDLEMSFVNNSDQVGIVVEDVIHNVWNKVGGKLTYKVNDEGFLVEADLAEVGESLQFGKLNYIDVLVKYGIDKPDLRSNLSFISLEDFFIAKENADFPVVEVCVLKGAFDASSGKYKLPKSFIDDHNFSSRRPYVWAIQRNDDTFGYFKKLIDANIIATTNTFDESKLQELLNLQPGDILAVSTRAKFPYENPTPLGKFRQLAIEEFPHKWQRPIVMENGQLSVDYDRNDIVVGSWVVNFPLFNPVEESGQTSHVTEESSKPKYPVYNFKKFESTHHPFTMAKIEDYDLLESDPLKVRGEHYDLVINGVEVGGGSRRIHDPALQQYIFEEILQISNFQQLFGHLLKALSMGCPPHAGLALGFDRLCAMLMGSTSIRDVIAFPKNQSGVDPVVESPTGVKEATLNEYFITTKN, from the coding sequence ATGCTTTCTTTTAATGTTGTATCTCGAGATCACACAATAGTTATGCTCAAAATACTATCAAGAATACAACAACATGGTGTTAGATACTATTCCACACTCCCTGATAAAGCATCAACTTTAgctaaatttgatttcccATCAGCTACTCATActataaaatcaattgattccaacattgaaaaatatttaaataaacaacaaattaaagTAACTTTAAATGGTCATGTACATAGAAAGTCAAGAATAAGGCCCACGTTAGGATTTGCATTTTTAAGAGATACCAATGGTGATGAAATCCAATTATTGGCAACTCCGAAATATACTGAACCATCTATATTTgagttgatgaaaaaattaactgTTGAGGATTCAGTCAGTGTGAGTGGTTTTATTCAACCTAAAGAATCTAAACTGGGTAAAGAGCAACAATGGGAATtggttgttgaaaattttcaaatactaAACTCATCTAATTTAGATGCTGCTCAATTGGACAAGTTAAAACATAACAATCCTCAGGATATCCCACCTCAATTTAGATATTTGCAATTAAGAACACCATATTATCAAAAGTCTCTTAGATTAAGGAGTGAAGCAGCAAGACTTATTCGagatattttcattaaaaaCCAcgaatttgttgaaattgaaacccCGTTATTATTCAAGTCGACTCCAGAGGGGGCACGTGAATTCTTGGTGCCAACAAGatcttttaataaattttatgCATTACCACAATCACCTCAACAGTATAAGCAAATTTTGATGAGTTCTGGTTTCACTCGGTATTTCCAAGTAGCTAAATGCTTTAGAGATGAGGATTTGCGATCTGATAGACAACCGGAATTTactcaaattgatttggaaatGAGTTTTGTGAATAATTCTGATCAAGTTGGGATTGTTGTAGAAGATGTGATTCATAATGTTTGGAATAAAGTTGGTGGTAAACTCACGTATAAAGTAAACGATGAAGGTTTTTTGGTAGAAGCTGATCTTGCTGAGGTTGGAGAATCTTTACAATTTGGTAAATTAAACTATATTGACGTTTTAGTTAAATATGGAATTGATAAACCTGATTTAAGATCAAACTTGTCATTCATCAGTCTTGaagatttttttattgCTAAAGAAAATGCTGATTTCCCAGTTGTGGAAGTCTGTGTTTTGAAAGGAGCATTCGATGCTTCTTCCggtaaatataaattaccTAAAAGTTTTATTGATGATCATAACTTTTCATCTAGAAGACCTTATGTATGGGCAATTCAAAGAAATGACGACACATTCGgttatttcaaaaaattaattgatgcAAATATAATAGCCACTACCAACACATTTGATGAAAGCAAATTGCAGGAGTTGTTAAATTTACAACCAGGTGATATTCTTGCCGTGTCTACAAGAGCAAAATTCCCATATGAAAATCCAACACCATTAGGAAAATTCAGACAATTGGCGATAGAAGAATTCCCACATAAATGGCAGCGTCCTATTGTCATGGAAAATGGCCAATTAAGTGTTGATTATGATCGTAATGATATAGTGGTTGGGTCATGGGTTGTTAATTTCCCATTATTTAACCCAGTGGAGGAATCTGGGCAGACTTCTCATGTTACGGAAGAAAGCTCTAAACCTAAATATCCAGTTTAtaactttaaaaaatttgaatccACACATCATCCATTCACTATGGCAAAGATTGAAGATTATGATTTGTTGGAGTCTGATCCTTTGAAAGTACGTGGTGAACATTACGATTTGGTCATAAATGGAGTTGaagttggtggtggttcAAGAAGAATACATGATCCTGCATTGCAGCAATACATTTTTGAAGAGATTttacaaatttcaaatttccaACAATTGTTCGGCCATTTATTGAAAGCATTGAGTATGGGTTGTCCTCCACATGCTGGTTTGGCATTAGGATTTGATAGATTGTGTGCTATGTTGATGGGATCCACTAGTATTAGAGATGTAATAGCATTTCCAAAGAACCAATCAGGAGTTGATCCAGTAGTAGAGAGTCCTACAGGAGTGAAAGAGGCAACGCTCAATGAATATTTTATAACTACAAAAAACTAG